A genomic region of Halomonas aestuarii contains the following coding sequences:
- a CDS encoding FAD-binding oxidoreductase — protein sequence MDALLRQIAAVVGDGNVLTGEAVTARRVDWLSGAPCQAGAIVRPGSTAELAEVMRLCHVARQPVVTHGGLTGLVHGAETAKDELAVSLERMTAIEDVDPIGATLTVQAGAPLQSVQEAAEAVDLQFALDLGARGSCTIGGNIATNAGGIRVIRYGMMRQQVLGLEAVLADGTVVSSMNHMLKNNAGFDLKQLFIGSEGTLGIVTRAVLHLQPPTSDMQTALVACPSFEAVTGLLAHLAQTLGGSLAAFEVMWQSHYRLLTEESSRHRPPLATDSPYYVILESLGNDPQSHAAQFGRALEGALESELVSDAVLAQSGSQRQALWDIREDIEGLLQALSPLFAFDISLPIPAMEGYVTRLEAALADDWPGARMVTFGHLGDGNLHISISTGSADPTTRRAVERLVYTPLAELGGSVSAEHGIGLEKRDYLALSRTPEEIGLMHTLKRALDPYGLLNRHKVLAPEAG from the coding sequence ATGGATGCACTGCTCAGGCAGATCGCCGCCGTCGTCGGCGACGGCAACGTCCTCACCGGCGAGGCGGTCACCGCCCGCCGCGTGGACTGGCTTTCCGGCGCGCCCTGCCAGGCCGGGGCGATCGTGAGGCCGGGCTCCACGGCGGAGCTCGCCGAGGTGATGCGCCTGTGCCATGTCGCACGACAGCCGGTGGTCACCCACGGCGGCCTCACCGGCCTGGTCCATGGTGCCGAGACGGCCAAGGACGAGCTGGCCGTCTCGCTTGAGCGTATGACCGCCATCGAGGACGTCGACCCCATCGGGGCCACCCTCACGGTGCAGGCCGGCGCCCCCCTGCAGAGCGTCCAGGAGGCTGCCGAGGCGGTCGACCTGCAGTTTGCCCTCGACCTGGGCGCCCGGGGAAGCTGCACCATCGGCGGCAACATCGCCACCAATGCCGGCGGCATACGGGTGATCCGATACGGCATGATGCGCCAGCAGGTGCTGGGGCTCGAGGCCGTGCTGGCCGATGGCACCGTGGTCAGCTCGATGAATCACATGCTCAAGAACAATGCCGGCTTCGATCTCAAGCAGCTTTTCATCGGCAGCGAGGGCACGCTGGGCATCGTCACCCGGGCCGTGCTGCACCTTCAGCCCCCCACGTCGGACATGCAGACTGCCCTGGTGGCCTGCCCCTCCTTCGAGGCGGTCACCGGCCTGCTGGCCCATCTTGCCCAGACGCTAGGCGGGAGCCTGGCGGCCTTCGAGGTGATGTGGCAGAGCCACTACCGGCTGCTCACCGAGGAAAGTTCGCGACATCGGCCACCGCTGGCGACGGACTCGCCCTACTACGTGATCCTGGAATCCCTGGGCAATGATCCACAATCCCATGCCGCGCAGTTCGGTCGTGCCCTGGAGGGAGCGCTGGAGAGCGAGCTCGTCAGCGACGCGGTGCTCGCACAGTCCGGCAGTCAACGACAGGCCCTGTGGGACATCCGCGAGGACATCGAGGGACTCCTGCAGGCGCTGTCGCCGCTGTTCGCCTTCGATATCAGCCTGCCGATACCCGCCATGGAGGGCTATGTCACCCGCCTGGAGGCGGCGCTGGCCGACGACTGGCCAGGCGCGCGCATGGTCACCTTCGGCCACCTGGGCGACGGTAACCTGCATATCTCCATCTCCACCGGCAGCGCTGACCCGACGACGCGACGCGCCGTGGAGCGGCTGGTCTACACGCCCCTGGCCGAACTCGGCGGCTCGGTCTCCGCCGAGCATGGCATCGGCCTCGAGAAGCGCGACTACCTCGCCCTGTCGCGCACGCCCGAGGAGATCGGCCTGATGCATACCCTGAAGCGGGCCCTGGACCCGTACGGACTGCTCAACCGACACAAGGTGCTGGCCCCGGAGGCCGGCTGA
- a CDS encoding MFS transporter codes for MDALRRHTLLIIVLGGLVISLAMGLRHGFGLFLEPMSSELGWGREVFAFALALQNLVWGLTQPFSGALADRFGAARVVVAGGMLYALGLAMMGLSDSALGMSVSAGLLIGLGLSGTTFSVILGAVGRAVSPEKRSLAMGIVSAAGSFGQFVMLPGTLGLLEWLGWSAALLAMGALAALMVPLGGMLRDRPSPRQASDLSLRAALDEAAGHRGFWLLCLGFFVCGFQVVFIGVHLPGYLADNGIAVQVSSTVLALVGLFNIVGTYSAGWLGGHFSKPRLLTWLYLIRGAVITVFIAMPLSTASAYLFGIAMGLLWLSTVPLTNGIVASVFGVRHLSMLGGIVFLFHQLGSFMGVWLGGYFYDLHGDYDLVWKLAVLLSVMAAVLHAFIRETPVERSPAAGAEA; via the coding sequence ATGGATGCGCTGCGTCGCCACACCCTGCTGATCATCGTCCTGGGCGGCCTGGTCATCTCCCTGGCCATGGGCCTGCGCCATGGCTTCGGCCTGTTCCTGGAGCCGATGAGCAGCGAGCTGGGCTGGGGCCGCGAGGTCTTCGCCTTCGCCCTGGCCCTGCAGAACCTGGTGTGGGGGCTGACGCAGCCCTTCAGCGGTGCCCTGGCCGACCGCTTCGGGGCCGCCAGGGTCGTGGTGGCGGGGGGCATGCTCTATGCCCTGGGACTCGCCATGATGGGGCTGTCGGACTCGGCCCTCGGCATGTCGGTCAGCGCGGGGCTGCTGATCGGCCTGGGCCTTTCGGGCACCACCTTCTCGGTGATCCTCGGCGCCGTGGGGCGCGCCGTCTCGCCCGAGAAGCGAAGCCTGGCCATGGGCATCGTCAGCGCCGCGGGCTCCTTCGGCCAGTTCGTGATGCTGCCCGGCACCCTGGGCCTGCTGGAATGGCTCGGCTGGTCCGCGGCGCTGCTGGCGATGGGCGCCCTGGCCGCCCTGATGGTGCCCCTGGGCGGGATGCTGCGCGACCGCCCCTCACCCCGCCAGGCCAGCGATCTATCGCTGCGGGCGGCGCTGGACGAGGCCGCCGGGCATCGCGGCTTCTGGCTGCTCTGCCTGGGCTTCTTCGTCTGCGGCTTCCAGGTGGTGTTCATCGGCGTCCACCTGCCCGGCTACCTGGCCGACAACGGCATCGCCGTGCAGGTGAGCAGCACCGTGCTGGCCCTGGTGGGACTGTTCAACATCGTCGGCACCTACAGCGCCGGCTGGCTCGGCGGCCACTTCTCCAAGCCGCGCCTGCTGACCTGGCTCTACCTGATCCGCGGCGCGGTGATCACCGTCTTCATCGCCATGCCGCTGAGCACCGCCAGCGCCTACCTGTTCGGCATCGCGATGGGCCTGCTGTGGCTCTCCACGGTACCGCTGACCAACGGCATCGTCGCCTCGGTCTTCGGCGTGCGACACCTCTCCATGCTCGGCGGCATCGTCTTCCTCTTCCACCAGCTGGGCTCCTTCATGGGCGTCTGGCTCGGCGGCTACTTCTACGACCTCCACGGCGACTACGACCTGGTCTGGAAGCTCGCCGTCCTGCTCTCGGTGATGGCCGCCGTCCTGCATGCGTTCATCCGCGAGACGCCGGTGGAGCGCTCCCCCGCGGCAGGCGCCGAGGCATGA
- a CDS encoding BTAD domain-containing putative transcriptional regulator: protein MNALTLNVLGDLEVVRDGRVLTLPPSKKTRALLAYLAVNGRPLCREHLCDLLWEMPDDPRGSLRWSLSKLRRVVDEPERPRIIADRLGAALDTDDLDIDLLALQGIQGEGLEQEDIERLERIADRYRGPFLQGLELPNFHDFHGWCLGERERALRAQTALLSALVTRLAEAPERALIHAHALVRLAPFDEDAHARLIRLLMVLNRPREAEQHFRLGQRLLDEAGIPSSGALLRARRATAVHPATGPPPCPATEATPHAAATAPARAPATEAPIPLEGEALEILHWVALLGHCPNVAMLARLSGFEAQRIVSGLELGEQRGLLQAKEHGLCLTDDDLARRLYEAISPTRRQMMHRHVAEQYLGEAHLDPDSAAELAHHARQSGDPALAAEALVAAGRACLRFFANDEALRLARQGIEMAERLAGARRISLLIELRDVMLHAAPLEDWQDTAGELVALAEQALEHGALAHARLGYQLASQVRWSHGQWRDAHEEALQAERVTHSADDRDQVVAMAETAKCLAMLERDLEQAAGMLDDARTLAARQRFSHPAIPMALALMHFHGNRLDEAEDHFKEARTLCKAGGDRLGEFQANEGLLMLELERERFPEALKRGITLAEIGDKLREGSEAPFACAALALCGYALNDEASPLEPALARLRDTDAKHRLCGLLIRAAQLDLKRGRALDAIARAGEALTHARTLERATEQLLAHGVLAEAHRATGDTDARRHHAQAAAEIARRPVARWARLRTAALLADSRPEDTA from the coding sequence ATGAATGCACTGACCCTCAACGTGCTCGGCGATCTCGAGGTGGTTCGGGATGGCCGGGTGCTGACTCTCCCGCCGTCGAAGAAGACCCGCGCCCTGCTCGCCTACCTGGCGGTCAACGGCCGCCCCCTCTGTCGCGAACACCTCTGTGACCTGCTGTGGGAGATGCCCGACGACCCTCGAGGCTCGCTGCGCTGGAGCCTGTCGAAACTGCGCCGGGTGGTGGACGAGCCGGAGCGGCCGCGCATCATCGCCGACCGCCTCGGCGCGGCACTCGATACCGACGACCTGGATATCGACCTGCTGGCCCTGCAAGGGATCCAGGGAGAGGGGCTCGAGCAGGAGGATATCGAACGGCTGGAACGCATTGCCGACCGCTATCGAGGCCCCTTCCTGCAAGGGCTAGAACTGCCGAACTTCCACGACTTCCATGGCTGGTGCCTGGGCGAGCGGGAACGCGCCCTGCGTGCCCAGACCGCGCTGCTCTCGGCCCTGGTCACCCGCCTGGCCGAGGCGCCCGAGCGGGCCCTGATCCATGCCCATGCGCTGGTCCGGCTGGCGCCCTTCGACGAGGACGCCCACGCCCGCCTGATCCGGCTGCTGATGGTCCTCAATCGCCCTCGGGAAGCCGAGCAGCACTTCCGGCTGGGCCAGCGCCTGCTCGACGAGGCCGGCATCCCCTCGAGCGGCGCCCTGCTCCGCGCCCGGCGGGCGACGGCCGTCCACCCCGCGACCGGTCCACCGCCCTGCCCGGCTACCGAGGCGACACCGCACGCGGCCGCCACGGCGCCGGCGAGGGCGCCAGCCACCGAGGCGCCCATCCCGCTGGAAGGCGAGGCCCTGGAGATCCTGCACTGGGTCGCGCTGCTGGGCCACTGTCCGAATGTCGCCATGCTGGCCCGGCTCAGCGGGTTCGAGGCCCAGCGCATCGTCTCGGGCCTCGAACTCGGCGAGCAACGGGGCCTGCTGCAGGCCAAAGAGCATGGGCTGTGCCTCACCGACGACGACCTGGCGCGCCGCCTGTACGAGGCGATCTCCCCGACACGGCGCCAGATGATGCACCGCCATGTCGCCGAGCAGTACCTTGGCGAGGCCCACCTCGATCCGGACAGTGCCGCCGAGCTGGCGCACCACGCCCGACAGAGCGGTGACCCTGCGCTGGCCGCCGAGGCCCTGGTCGCGGCCGGGCGCGCCTGCCTGCGCTTCTTCGCCAACGACGAGGCCCTGCGCCTTGCCCGCCAGGGCATCGAGATGGCCGAGCGTCTCGCCGGTGCCCGCCGGATCAGCCTGCTGATCGAGCTGCGCGACGTGATGCTCCATGCCGCCCCACTGGAGGACTGGCAGGACACCGCCGGGGAACTGGTGGCCCTGGCCGAACAGGCCCTGGAGCATGGTGCTCTCGCCCATGCGCGGCTCGGCTACCAGCTGGCCAGCCAGGTCCGCTGGTCCCATGGCCAGTGGCGGGATGCCCACGAAGAGGCCCTGCAGGCCGAGCGAGTCACCCACAGCGCCGACGACCGGGACCAGGTCGTCGCCATGGCGGAGACGGCCAAGTGCCTGGCCATGCTGGAGCGTGACCTCGAACAGGCCGCCGGCATGCTCGACGACGCCCGCACATTGGCCGCCCGGCAACGGTTCAGCCACCCCGCCATTCCCATGGCGCTGGCCTTGATGCACTTCCACGGCAACCGGCTGGACGAGGCGGAGGACCACTTCAAGGAGGCGCGGACCCTGTGCAAGGCCGGCGGCGATCGTCTCGGCGAGTTCCAGGCCAACGAGGGCCTGCTGATGCTGGAGCTCGAGCGGGAGCGCTTCCCGGAGGCCCTGAAGCGCGGCATCACCCTGGCGGAGATCGGCGACAAGCTGCGTGAGGGCAGCGAGGCGCCCTTCGCCTGCGCCGCCCTGGCGCTCTGCGGCTATGCCCTGAACGACGAGGCGTCCCCCTTGGAGCCCGCCCTGGCGAGGCTGCGTGACACCGATGCCAAGCACCGGCTCTGTGGCCTGCTGATCCGGGCCGCCCAGCTCGACCTGAAGCGCGGCCGGGCGCTTGACGCCATCGCGCGGGCCGGGGAGGCCCTGACGCATGCCCGGACCCTGGAGCGTGCCACCGAGCAACTGCTTGCCCATGGCGTGCTGGCCGAGGCCCACCGGGCGACCGGTGACACGGATGCGCGACGCCACCACGCGCAGGCGGCCGCCGAGATCGCCCGGCGGCCGGTCGCCCGCTGGGCGCGACTGCGGACGGCGGCCCTGCTGGCCGACAGCCGGCCGGAGGACACCGCATGA
- a CDS encoding carboxymuconolactone decarboxylase family protein has protein sequence MSFIHTIEPEQASGEVQAMYRRQQAHFGYLPNYARVFCHRPEVMANWGALLGSIRRHVDPRRFELVTLAAARTLGNSYCALAHGQALAGLLGTPQLEAILEGPDTLSAAEREMMALAAKVADDAAGVTQADIDRLRALGIGDDEIFDIVAVAAARAFFTKVLDGLGAQADVAYRELAPELREALTVGRPIATGNDLEEISLEQPAAGP, from the coding sequence ATGAGCTTCATTCACACGATTGAACCCGAGCAGGCTTCCGGCGAGGTGCAGGCCATGTACCGGCGACAGCAGGCCCACTTTGGCTATCTGCCCAACTATGCCCGGGTGTTCTGCCATCGCCCCGAGGTGATGGCCAACTGGGGGGCCCTGCTGGGGAGCATCCGGCGTCACGTCGACCCGCGGCGCTTCGAGCTCGTGACCCTGGCCGCGGCTCGGACACTGGGCAACTCCTACTGCGCCCTGGCCCACGGCCAGGCGCTGGCGGGGCTGCTGGGCACACCGCAGTTGGAGGCGATCCTCGAGGGCCCCGATACGCTGAGTGCGGCGGAACGGGAGATGATGGCCCTGGCCGCGAAGGTGGCCGATGACGCCGCCGGCGTGACCCAGGCCGACATCGACCGCCTGCGCGCACTGGGGATCGGCGATGACGAGATCTTCGACATCGTGGCCGTGGCCGCCGCGCGAGCCTTCTTCACCAAGGTGCTGGACGGTCTGGGTGCCCAGGCCGATGTCGCCTATCGGGAGCTGGCGCCCGAGTTGCGCGAGGCGCTCACCGTGGGGCGCCCCATCGCCACCGGCAACGATCTGGAGGAGATCTCCTTGGAGCAGCCGGCCGCCGGGCCCTAG
- a CDS encoding pyridoxal phosphate-dependent aminotransferase: MPRFPDHLTGDGPTNPFPGIRVLERRLGREIPHRLGSNEGLDMPHRALRAHFGDAMVEHVYCYGDSEALGVRQRLAEQQGLPLDALLVDAGADSLIALALRTVAEPGATVVATAGTYPTFGYFARGQGCELVEVPYEESPGRLAPDLEALVATARQTRARLVYLANPDNPSGHLHGDEAIRRLREALPDDCWLLLDEAYHDFRDDPDTPFAREVLPGVIRLRTLSKAHGLAGLRIGYAIAEPETLAMMMKVRIHYAVSTLTLAAAEVVLDHPEETRDHIAAVHERRARLAENLRGLGAQILPSATNFIGVQMPSAELAERVNRELLEAGRLIARPAHPGLGHVLRITAVEDALVPGRLKILEEALQQA; the protein is encoded by the coding sequence ATGCCTCGTTTTCCCGACCACCTGACCGGCGACGGCCCGACCAACCCCTTCCCGGGCATCCGCGTGCTGGAGCGGCGCCTGGGCCGAGAGATCCCCCACCGCCTGGGCTCTAACGAGGGGCTGGACATGCCGCACCGTGCCCTGCGCGCGCATTTCGGTGACGCCATGGTCGAGCACGTCTACTGCTACGGAGACTCGGAGGCCCTGGGCGTGCGCCAGCGACTCGCCGAGCAGCAGGGCCTCCCGCTCGACGCGCTGCTGGTCGATGCCGGCGCCGACAGCCTGATCGCGCTGGCCCTGCGCACCGTGGCCGAGCCCGGCGCCACGGTGGTGGCCACCGCCGGCACCTACCCGACCTTCGGCTACTTCGCCCGGGGCCAGGGCTGCGAGCTGGTCGAGGTCCCCTACGAGGAATCGCCCGGCCGCCTCGCCCCGGACCTCGAGGCCCTGGTGGCCACCGCCCGGCAGACCCGGGCGCGGCTGGTCTACCTCGCCAACCCGGACAATCCCAGCGGCCACCTCCACGGCGACGAGGCGATTCGCCGCCTGCGCGAGGCGCTGCCCGACGACTGCTGGCTGCTCCTCGACGAGGCCTATCACGACTTCCGCGATGACCCCGACACCCCCTTCGCCCGGGAGGTGCTGCCCGGCGTGATCCGGCTGCGCACCCTCTCCAAGGCCCATGGCCTGGCCGGGCTGCGCATCGGCTATGCCATCGCCGAGCCCGAGACCCTGGCGATGATGATGAAGGTGCGCATCCACTATGCGGTCTCGACCCTGACCCTCGCCGCCGCCGAGGTGGTACTCGACCACCCCGAGGAAACCCGGGACCACATCGCCGCCGTCCATGAGCGCCGTGCCCGCCTGGCCGAGAATCTCCGCGGCCTTGGGGCCCAGATCCTGCCCAGCGCCACCAACTTCATCGGCGTGCAGATGCCCAGCGCCGAACTCGCCGAGCGGGTCAATCGGGAGCTGCTCGAGGCCGGACGACTGATCGCCCGCCCCGCCCATCCGGGACTGGGTCACGTTCTGCGCATCACCGCCGTGGAGGATGCCCTGGTGCCGGGTCGGCTGAAGATCCTGGAAGAGGCCCTGCAGCAGGCCTAG
- the cysK gene encoding cysteine synthase A, which translates to MARYDSILDTIGRTPLVRLHRLAPAGVNLYVKLEAFNPMGSVKDRMALAVIEQAERDGELRPGQTVIEATSGNTGIGLAMVCARKGYPLVVTMAESFSVERRKLLRFLGARVVLTPAAEKGTGMLNKAVELAERHGYFLCRQFENEANAEAHSRTTAREILDDFRGEPLHAWVTGFGTGGTLKGVSRVLKQADPATQVVVAEPDNAALLGSGIAQPRDPHGAPSVSHPSFRPHLMQGWSPDFISRLTEDALTAQHVDEVVPVAGDEALRLSRELACREGIFVGISSGATLAAALEVARRSPPGSNIVCMLPDTGERYLSTPLFDGIGEAMSDEELALSRSTPGYRFDVPAAPSRPAESPAAAPVELDAEAERFVDATVASEPVVMFALEWCEFCWSVRKLFTQLGIDYRSVDLDAVAYQVEDLGGRIRAVLADRTGATTIPRIFVAGESIGGCTEFFDAWRDGSMQRRLEAHGIDYRRDVEVDPYDLLPRWLHPRTSAA; encoded by the coding sequence ATGGCACGCTATGACAGCATCCTGGACACCATCGGCCGCACGCCGCTGGTGCGGCTTCACCGGCTAGCCCCCGCCGGGGTGAACCTCTACGTGAAGCTCGAGGCATTCAATCCCATGGGGTCCGTCAAGGACCGCATGGCCCTGGCGGTCATCGAGCAGGCGGAACGCGACGGCGAGCTTCGCCCCGGCCAGACGGTGATCGAGGCGACCAGCGGCAACACCGGTATCGGGCTGGCCATGGTCTGCGCGCGCAAGGGCTATCCGCTGGTGGTGACCATGGCGGAAAGCTTCAGCGTGGAGCGACGCAAGCTGCTGCGCTTCCTCGGGGCCAGGGTGGTGCTGACCCCCGCGGCCGAGAAGGGCACCGGCATGCTCAACAAGGCGGTGGAGCTGGCCGAACGCCACGGCTACTTCCTGTGCCGCCAGTTCGAGAACGAGGCCAACGCCGAGGCGCATTCGCGGACTACGGCCCGGGAGATCCTCGACGACTTTCGCGGCGAGCCCCTGCACGCCTGGGTCACCGGCTTCGGCACGGGCGGCACCCTCAAGGGGGTATCCAGGGTGCTCAAGCAAGCGGATCCGGCGACCCAGGTGGTCGTCGCCGAGCCCGACAACGCCGCCCTGCTGGGCAGCGGCATCGCGCAGCCGCGGGATCCCCACGGCGCCCCCTCGGTCAGCCATCCGAGCTTCCGACCCCACCTGATGCAGGGCTGGAGCCCGGACTTCATCTCGCGGCTCACCGAGGACGCGCTGACGGCGCAGCATGTCGACGAGGTGGTGCCGGTGGCGGGGGACGAGGCGCTGCGACTGTCCCGCGAGCTGGCCTGCCGCGAGGGGATCTTCGTCGGCATCTCCAGCGGGGCCACCCTGGCCGCCGCGCTGGAGGTGGCGCGCCGTTCGCCGCCCGGCAGCAACATCGTCTGCATGCTGCCGGACACCGGTGAGCGCTACCTCTCCACGCCGCTGTTCGATGGCATCGGCGAGGCGATGTCCGACGAGGAGCTCGCCCTGTCGCGCTCCACGCCGGGCTATCGCTTCGATGTCCCCGCGGCGCCGTCCCGCCCGGCAGAGTCGCCAGCGGCGGCGCCGGTCGAGCTGGATGCCGAGGCCGAACGCTTCGTCGACGCGACCGTGGCGAGCGAGCCGGTGGTGATGTTCGCCCTGGAGTGGTGCGAGTTCTGCTGGTCGGTCCGCAAGCTGTTTACGCAGCTGGGGATCGACTATCGCAGCGTCGACCTCGACGCGGTGGCCTACCAGGTAGAGGATCTAGGCGGCCGGATACGCGCGGTGCTGGCCGATCGCACCGGGGCCACCACCATCCCTCGGATCTTCGTCGCCGGCGAGTCGATCGGGGGCTGCACCGAGTTCTTCGATGCCTGGCGGGACGGCTCGATGCAACGGCGTCTGGAGGCCCACGGCATCGACTATCGCCGCGATGTCGAGGTCGATCCCTATGACCTGCTGCCGCGGTGGCTACATCCGCGCACCAGCGCGGCATGA
- a CDS encoding DMT family transporter, which yields MASPLLHQLRLALVARPALGTLALIMATGVFWGGNWPAVRFILRDLPPFTLRAIGFTAGALMLLGWARWRGLSLRVAAREWPWLAVTGLFTILGFNLGTAFAQLRMPTSQAAIIAFTMPCWALLLGWGLLGERVRPRQWLGLATGQLGLAVLLGPAALAARSEDLIGPVFVLGAALSWALGTVLIKRRGQWESPTVVITGWQFALCAVPMVVLMLWRESPPSPIAWHGATWLALGYHLVFSICLAQMLWFRNVNRLTLGEATISTLIIPVIGVGSASLLLGEPLTLQVMMSLLLILGAIAIVMLGRRPPP from the coding sequence ATGGCCAGTCCTCTTCTTCACCAGCTAAGGCTCGCTCTGGTCGCGAGGCCTGCACTCGGCACCCTGGCCCTGATCATGGCGACCGGAGTCTTCTGGGGAGGCAACTGGCCGGCGGTGCGCTTCATCCTCCGTGACCTGCCGCCCTTCACCCTGCGCGCCATCGGCTTCACCGCCGGCGCCCTGATGCTGCTGGGCTGGGCCCGCTGGCGAGGCCTGTCGCTGCGCGTGGCGGCCAGGGAGTGGCCGTGGCTGGCGGTGACGGGGCTGTTCACCATCCTCGGGTTCAACCTGGGCACGGCCTTCGCCCAGCTGCGCATGCCGACCTCCCAGGCGGCGATCATCGCCTTCACCATGCCCTGTTGGGCCCTGTTGCTGGGCTGGGGGCTGCTCGGCGAGCGTGTCAGGCCACGCCAGTGGCTGGGACTCGCGACCGGGCAGCTGGGGCTGGCGGTGCTGCTGGGACCCGCGGCGCTGGCCGCGCGAAGCGAAGACCTCATCGGCCCCGTCTTCGTGCTGGGAGCAGCCCTCTCCTGGGCCCTGGGCACCGTTCTGATCAAGCGCCGCGGTCAATGGGAGAGCCCCACGGTGGTGATCACGGGCTGGCAGTTCGCGCTCTGTGCCGTCCCGATGGTGGTGTTGATGCTGTGGCGCGAATCCCCCCCGTCACCCATCGCATGGCACGGCGCCACCTGGCTGGCGCTGGGCTACCACCTGGTCTTCTCGATCTGCCTCGCGCAGATGCTATGGTTTCGAAACGTCAATCGTCTCACCCTCGGCGAGGCGACCATCAGCACCCTGATCATCCCGGTGATCGGCGTCGGCAGCGCCAGTCTGCTGCTGGGCGAGCCCCTGACGCTGCAGGTGATGATGTCGCTGCTGCTGATTCTCGGTGCGATCGCCATCGTCATGCTCGGCAGGCGGCCGCCGCCTTGA
- a CDS encoding ABC transporter ATP-binding protein, producing MSEPVLSLRGLTLSLPQGADRPYAVEEVSYDVERGEIMCVVGESGSGKSMAANAVMGLLPKGVRPAAGEAIFDGQDLLKMTEKQHRALRGLRIGMIFQEPMTALNPLMRVGAQISEVFEAHGRLTGKERQSRALELLTEVGIPQPEKAIRAYPFELSGGQRQRVMIAMALALEPELLIADEPTTALDVTTQAQILELIRDLQQRHGMAVMFITHDFGVVAEIATRVCVMREGRIVELGSADEVLEHPRHPYTRDLIAAIPGSVIPEPRGGEMPAPLLEVRHLQKVFRSRGGLFKPSREVRALQDVGFTLAPGETLGIVGESGSGKSTLGRCVVRLERPDSGSLSLSGIDFSALTGESLRRERRRVQMIFQDPYASLNPRTRVGMAIAQGPIANGVPRPKALARADELLELVGLGGVADRFPHEFSGGQRQRIGIARALALDPELIVADEAVSALDVSIQAQILKLLEDLRQKLSLSLLFITHDLRVAAQICDRIIVMQHGRIVEQGTARDVFLSPQADYTRELVDAIPGRGHALVGS from the coding sequence ATGAGCGAACCCGTACTGAGCCTGCGCGGCCTGACGCTGTCCCTGCCCCAGGGCGCCGACCGCCCCTATGCCGTGGAGGAGGTCAGCTATGATGTCGAACGCGGCGAGATCATGTGCGTGGTCGGCGAGTCCGGCTCCGGCAAGTCCATGGCGGCCAATGCCGTCATGGGGCTGCTCCCCAAGGGCGTGCGCCCCGCTGCCGGCGAGGCGATCTTCGACGGCCAGGACCTGCTGAAAATGACCGAGAAGCAGCACCGTGCCCTGCGGGGCCTGCGCATCGGCATGATCTTCCAGGAGCCGATGACGGCCCTCAACCCGCTGATGCGCGTGGGGGCCCAGATCAGCGAGGTGTTCGAGGCCCATGGCCGCCTGACCGGCAAGGAGCGCCAGTCGCGCGCCCTTGAGCTGCTCACCGAAGTGGGCATCCCCCAGCCGGAAAAGGCCATCCGTGCCTATCCCTTCGAACTCTCCGGGGGGCAGCGACAGAGGGTGATGATCGCCATGGCGCTGGCCCTCGAGCCCGAACTGCTGATCGCCGACGAACCGACCACCGCGCTGGACGTCACCACCCAGGCCCAGATCCTCGAGCTGATCCGTGACCTGCAGCAGCGCCATGGCATGGCGGTAATGTTCATCACCCACGACTTCGGCGTGGTGGCCGAGATCGCCACCCGGGTCTGCGTGATGCGCGAGGGGCGCATCGTCGAGCTCGGCTCTGCCGATGAGGTGCTGGAGCACCCCCGCCACCCGTACACCCGCGACCTGATCGCGGCGATTCCCGGCAGCGTCATCCCCGAGCCCCGGGGCGGCGAGATGCCCGCCCCGCTGCTGGAAGTCCGTCACCTGCAGAAGGTGTTCCGCTCACGGGGTGGACTGTTCAAGCCGTCCCGCGAGGTGCGCGCCCTGCAGGACGTCGGCTTCACGCTCGCCCCGGGGGAGACCCTGGGGATCGTCGGCGAGTCGGGCTCCGGCAAGTCGACCCTGGGCCGCTGCGTGGTGCGCCTCGAGCGTCCCGACAGCGGCAGCCTGTCGCTCTCCGGCATCGACTTCTCGGCGCTGACGGGCGAGTCGCTGCGGCGCGAACGCCGGCGGGTGCAGATGATCTTCCAGGACCCCTATGCCTCGCTGAACCCGCGCACCCGGGTGGGCATGGCCATCGCCCAGGGCCCCATCGCCAACGGCGTGCCCCGACCCAAGGCCCTTGCGCGAGCCGACGAACTGCTCGAGCTGGTGGGGCTGGGGGGCGTCGCCGACCGCTTCCCCCACGAGTTTTCCGGGGGCCAGCGCCAGCGAATCGGCATCGCCAGAGCGCTCGCCCTGGATCCGGAGCTGATCGTCGCCGACGAGGCCGTCTCGGCCCTGGACGTCTCGATCCAGGCGCAGATCCTCAAGCTGCTCGAAGACCTGAGGCAGAAGCTGTCGCTGTCACTGCTGTTCATCACCCACGACCTGCGCGTCGCCGCCCAGATCTGTGACCGGATCATCGTCATGCAGCACGGCCGCATCGTCGAGCAGGGGACCGCTCGGGACGTCTTCCTCTCCCCGCAGGCGGACTATACCCGCGAGCTGGTCGACGCCATTCCCGGCCGCGGCCATGCCCTCGTCGGTTCCTGA